A DNA window from Impatiens glandulifera chromosome 7, dImpGla2.1, whole genome shotgun sequence contains the following coding sequences:
- the LOC124910749 gene encoding adenine phosphoribosyltransferase 1-like → MAVTSDLDHKDDRIDRIASAIRVIPDFPKPGIMFQDITTLLLDPKAFKDTIDLFVERYKDKDISVVAGIEARGFIFGPPIALAIGAKFVPMRKPKKLPGEVISEEYSLEYGTDKIEMHVGAVQAGERALVIDDLIATGGTLSAAIRLLERVEVNVVECACVIELPELKGRERLGDNPLFILVSAPGA, encoded by the exons ATGGCTGTTACTTCTGATCTCGACCACAAAGATGACCGCATAGATCGTATTGCTTCCGCGATCCGTGTAATTCCAGATTTCCCCAAGCCCG GAATTATGTTCCAGGATATAACAACCTTGCTTCTCGATCCGAAGGCTTTCAAGGACACTATTGATCTCTTCGTTGAAAGATACAAAGACAAAGATATCTCTGTTGTTGCAG GTATTGAGGCGAGAGGTTTCATATTTGGACCACCCATTGCGCTGGCAATTGGAGCAAAATTTGTCCCCATGAGAAAACCCAAGAAGTTGCCTG GGGAAGTCATCTCGGAAGAGTATTCTTTGGAGTATGGAACTGACAAAATTGAGATGCATGTTGGAGCTGTACAAGCTGGAGAACGAGCCCTTGTGATAGATGATCTTATTGCCACTGGTGGCACACTATCTGCCGCAATTAGGCTGCTTG AGCGTGTTGAGGTTAATGTGGTTGAGTGTGCCTGTGTTATTGAATTGCCAGagctaaag GGAAGAGAGCGGTTGGGAGATAATCCGTTATTTATCCTGGTAAGCGCTCCTGGAGCCTAG
- the LOC124946154 gene encoding zinc finger protein ZAT10-like produces MALEAHTSQTSTSTAAPSPFNNLSHTFLEPWVKGKRSKRPRIIDHNHQPPTEEEYLALCLIMLAHDTSSYSKPTPPPPRSLIAASYKCSVCDKTFPSYQALGGHKASHRKQISSPSANHDDQNQSLSTTTTTNSDPSLIIRRIHECSICHKCFPTGQALGGHKRCHYEGSVRSSGGAASSSEGAGSNCSQRIGGFGLDLNLNLPAAGFVEEEVESPHPAKKPRFFITIKPAIAISQ; encoded by the coding sequence ATGGCACTCGAAGCTCACACTTCCCAAACCAGTACTAGTACAGCCGCCCCATCTCCCTTCAACAATTTAAGCCACACTTTTCTCGAGCCATGGGTTAAAGGTAAGCGATCAAAGCGTCCACGCATCATAGATCACAACCATCAACCCCCAACCGAAGAAGAATATCTAGCTCTCTGCCTCATCATGCTCGCACACGACACCTCCTCCTATTCAAAACCCACTCCACCGCCGCCCAGATCGCTCATCGCCGCGTCCTACAAGTGCAGCGTTTGCGATAAAACATTTCCCTCTTACCAAGCCCTCGGCGGCCACAAAGCAAGTCACCGCAAACAAATATCTTCCCCTTCCGCCAACCACGACGATCAAAATCAATCCTtatccaccaccaccaccaccaactCAGACCCTTCACTTATAATAAGAAGAATTCACGAATGTTCAATCTGTCACAAGTGTTTCCCAACCGGACAGGCTTTAGGTGGACACAAAAGATGTCACTATGAAGGATCTGTCCGGAGCAGCGGCGGCGCCGCAAGCTCATCAGAAGGTGCCGGATCAAACTGCAGTCAACGAATTGGTGGTTTTGGTTTGGATCTGAATCTGAATCTTCCAGCGGCAGGATTTGTGGAGGAGGAAGTGGAAAGTCCACATCCAGCTAAGAAGCCTCGTTTCTTCATCACAATCAAACCCGCGATTGCGATTTCTcaatag